A genomic region of Methanosarcina thermophila TM-1 contains the following coding sequences:
- a CDS encoding MgtC/SapB family protein — protein sequence MDFMTKLAISFLIGIMVGIEREHRAIEHEIFAGVRTYSITCITGMLTAYVSEATGQGFVYVAALFIGAVCSIVTYSKIFLFKRIGVTSPISLFFIFVVGVLVGYDYGMFAIVSSIVVAILLIQKKPLHQFVGSLTKEELYNAIQFLAVAFILYPVMPDREFFGVINFRSAILIVILVSLISFLSYVLLRKFGTTSGICYSGFVGGFVNSEATTAALAGLSKRAKEMADPVLTGILLCNISMLIRNLVLALIVDPTGQITLSMLPVHTVIILVSILMALRYNKKFCSIGGEELKIESPFSLGQAFKFGTAFTLILIIGSFAYKVAGTAGIYITALGALVSSSGVIVSVTLLAVSGNISYITAANTAVLASIMGTVNKILISKISGSSSLFTLARNTFGIIAVIGTLALLLWNSI from the coding sequence ATGGATTTCATGACGAAGCTTGCCATATCCTTTCTGATTGGAATAATGGTGGGTATAGAAAGGGAGCATAGAGCAATTGAGCATGAAATCTTTGCCGGTGTGAGAACTTACAGCATAACCTGCATAACAGGCATGTTAACTGCTTACGTAAGCGAGGCAACAGGACAGGGTTTTGTTTACGTAGCTGCGCTTTTCATCGGGGCAGTCTGTTCCATAGTCACTTATTCCAAGATTTTTCTCTTCAAACGGATAGGAGTTACCAGCCCTATCAGCCTCTTCTTCATTTTTGTGGTGGGTGTACTTGTAGGCTATGACTACGGCATGTTTGCTATAGTCTCTTCAATAGTTGTAGCTATTCTTCTGATCCAGAAGAAACCTCTTCACCAGTTTGTAGGAAGCCTGACAAAAGAGGAACTTTACAATGCCATACAGTTTCTGGCTGTGGCTTTTATACTTTATCCTGTGATGCCGGATAGAGAGTTCTTCGGAGTTATAAACTTCAGGTCTGCAATCCTTATTGTAATTCTTGTTTCACTTATCAGTTTTTTAAGCTATGTACTCTTGAGAAAGTTCGGTACAACAAGCGGAATCTGTTATTCTGGCTTTGTAGGTGGCTTTGTGAACAGTGAAGCCACAACAGCTGCACTTGCGGGTCTCTCTAAACGAGCAAAGGAAATGGCCGACCCTGTGCTTACCGGAATCCTGCTCTGCAATATTTCCATGCTCATAAGGAATCTTGTGTTAGCTCTGATAGTTGACCCAACTGGTCAGATTACTTTATCTATGCTTCCTGTCCATACCGTGATAATTCTTGTTTCGATATTAATGGCTCTGAGGTATAATAAGAAATTCTGCTCGATAGGAGGAGAAGAGCTTAAAATCGAATCTCCTTTCTCGCTTGGTCAGGCATTCAAGTTCGGTACTGCTTTTACATTGATCCTTATAATAGGAAGTTTTGCCTATAAAGTTGCAGGAACTGCTGGAATCTACATCACCGCCCTCGGGGCTCTCGTCAGTAGTTCTGGAGTAATTGTCTCTGTAACTTTACTCGCCGTAAGCGGAAATATCTCCTATATAACTGCAGCTAACACTGCGGTGCTTGCAAGCATTATGGGTACGGTTAACAAAATTCTGATTTCGAAAATCTCTGGTTCTTCCAGCCTTTTTACCCTTGCAAGAAATACTTTTGGGATAATTGCAGTTATAGGGACTCTTGCTTTACTTTTATGGAACAGCATATGA
- a CDS encoding cupredoxin domain-containing protein has product MKTKLIVLLLIFGVVLFSGCAGDEQPSPDENGTPVETETPEENVTAVETETPEENITAVETETPEENVTAVEAETPEENETEETGGVTTSDRRPATYTIRLDNNMARPSSLEIKQGDRVVWLNWEDSPRRVFTLVSEENLFNNTNLVYKRSFTYTFNETGEYHFSVVGQPRMNVTVSVVEP; this is encoded by the coding sequence ATGAAAACAAAATTAATTGTGTTGCTTCTTATATTTGGCGTCGTTTTATTTTCAGGATGCGCAGGGGACGAACAGCCTTCGCCAGATGAAAATGGTACTCCTGTAGAAACTGAAACACCGGAAGAAAATGTAACTGCTGTAGAAACTGAAACACCAGAGGAAAATATAACTGCTGTAGAAACTGAAACACCAGAGGAAAATGTAACTGCCGTAGAAGCTGAAACACCGGAAGAAAATGAAACCGAGGAAACAGGCGGGGTTACAACTTCTGATAGAAGACCGGCTACATATACCATAAGGCTGGATAATAATATGGCACGCCCATCAAGTCTTGAGATTAAGCAAGGAGATAGGGTTGTCTGGTTAAACTGGGAGGACAGCCCGAGAAGGGTTTTTACACTTGTAAGTGAAGAAAATCTCTTTAATAACACAAATCTTGTGTACAAGCGTTCTTTTACCTATACCTTCAATGAGACCGGGGAATACCACTTCAGCGTTGTCGGTCAGCCCAGAATGAATGTTACTGTTAGTGTGGTTGAACCCTAA